A genomic stretch from Lysobacter ciconiae includes:
- a CDS encoding DUF4153 domain-containing protein — MPMRSEHAAAGDAMSPAEEPLSRQAQGFIVLLALLQSLALWVVWVGAERGWPVLGALGTRVCWYALVLAVPTAMALSVRRLDDARFWQNAALVALVFLGLGAWAARSATGAPGLEASAVLAPFAISMAAALFVAGPFLQCRQAHGRWCAPYPELFAHAWQNLLTLLVAGVFTGICWAVLGLWAGLFKLIGVEFFADLFTGTAFAYLATGLFGGLGVLVGRSQARPVQMMRRLLIAIFTGLFPLLAAIAVLFVATLPFTGLEPLWSTASAATVLMALLVAMVVFANAVYQDGDDPAPYPRPLRLLAGAGLVVLPVFAVLALVALGLRVGQYGWSVERIWAGIAAAILTVHAFGYAWTALDRRARWLARIEPVNVTAALAALLLVLLVNSPVLDPQRIAAASQAQRLLDARTSADDFDEVYLRYRAGRTGYRTLQELSKAPQVASNAELSDRIERVLLQTGRYQPWDSDDQAKPTAEERASLQPGAIPVIGPEPEAGWWDAMAAGNLDSIACGQPGSDCVAIVRDLDADGALDVLLCHLGVDHTVHCRVHARDNGTWNDLAPVVMFDNAKRTLADALRRGDVKLVPRRWPDLEVAGQRNAIEEPSAEPAEPTAEIDSADRVDAADADGKGDPPEPADAVDPAD; from the coding sequence ATGCCGATGCGCTCTGAGCACGCTGCCGCCGGCGACGCGATGAGTCCCGCCGAGGAGCCATTGTCACGCCAGGCGCAGGGTTTCATCGTCCTGCTGGCGCTGCTGCAATCGCTCGCGCTGTGGGTGGTCTGGGTCGGTGCGGAGCGGGGCTGGCCGGTGCTCGGCGCGCTGGGCACCCGCGTGTGCTGGTACGCGCTCGTGCTCGCGGTGCCCACGGCGATGGCGCTGTCGGTGCGCCGTCTGGACGACGCGCGCTTCTGGCAGAACGCCGCGCTGGTGGCGCTGGTCTTCCTCGGCCTGGGCGCTTGGGCGGCGCGGTCGGCCACCGGCGCGCCGGGACTGGAGGCTTCCGCGGTGCTGGCGCCGTTCGCGATCAGCATGGCCGCGGCGTTGTTCGTGGCCGGCCCGTTCCTGCAGTGCCGGCAGGCCCACGGCCGCTGGTGCGCGCCCTACCCGGAACTGTTCGCGCACGCCTGGCAGAACCTGCTGACCTTGCTGGTTGCCGGTGTTTTTACCGGAATCTGCTGGGCGGTGCTGGGCCTGTGGGCCGGCCTGTTCAAGCTCATCGGCGTGGAGTTCTTTGCCGACCTGTTTACCGGCACGGCGTTCGCCTATCTCGCCACCGGGCTGTTCGGCGGTCTGGGCGTGCTGGTCGGACGCAGCCAGGCGCGACCGGTGCAGATGATGCGCCGACTGCTGATCGCAATCTTCACCGGCCTGTTTCCGCTGCTGGCGGCCATCGCGGTGCTGTTCGTGGCCACCCTGCCGTTTACCGGCCTGGAGCCGCTGTGGAGCACCGCCTCGGCGGCCACGGTCCTGATGGCGCTGCTCGTGGCCATGGTGGTGTTTGCCAACGCGGTCTATCAGGACGGTGATGATCCGGCGCCGTATCCGCGCCCGTTGCGGTTGCTGGCGGGGGCGGGGCTGGTCGTGCTGCCGGTATTTGCGGTGCTGGCGCTGGTCGCCCTGGGCCTGCGCGTCGGCCAGTACGGCTGGAGCGTGGAGCGGATCTGGGCGGGGATCGCGGCGGCGATCCTCACCGTGCACGCCTTCGGCTACGCATGGACGGCGCTGGACCGACGCGCTCGTTGGCTGGCGCGCATCGAGCCGGTGAACGTGACCGCTGCGCTGGCCGCGCTGCTGCTGGTATTGCTGGTCAATTCGCCGGTGCTGGACCCGCAGCGCATCGCCGCCGCCAGCCAGGCCCAGCGTCTGCTGGACGCGCGTACCAGCGCGGACGATTTCGATGAGGTCTACCTGCGTTACCGCGCCGGTCGCACGGGTTACAGGACGCTGCAGGAACTGTCGAAGGCACCGCAGGTCGCGTCGAATGCCGAGCTGTCCGACCGTATCGAGCGGGTCCTGCTGCAGACCGGGCGCTACCAGCCATGGGATTCGGACGACCAGGCCAAGCCCACGGCGGAAGAGCGCGCGTCGCTGCAGCCCGGCGCAATTCCGGTGATCGGGCCGGAGCCGGAGGCCGGCTGGTGGGACGCGATGGCGGCAGGCAATCTGGACTCCATCGCCTGTGGGCAACCGGGCAGTGACTGCGTCGCCATCGTGCGCGACCTGGACGCGGACGGCGCGCTGGACGTGCTGCTGTGCCACCTGGGCGTCGATCACACCGTGCACTGCCGCGTGCACGCGCGCGATAACGGCACCTGGAACGACCTCGCCCCGGTGGTGATGTTCGACAACGCCAAGCGCACGCTCGCGGATGCGCTGCGCCGCGGCGACGTGAAACTGGTTCCACGGCGGTGGCCGGACCTGGAGGTTGCCGGGCAGCGCAATGCGATCGAGGAGCCATCGGCCGAGCCGGCCGAGCCGACTGCCGAAATCGATTCCGCTGATCGGGTCGATGCCGCCGATGCGGACGGCAAAGGCGATCCGCCCGAGCCGGCGGATGCCGTCGATCCGGCCGACTGA
- the speE gene encoding polyamine aminopropyltransferase, whose product MNAETTWHYENFEPSGSAIGFRITRKLDEVQSPFQKIEIFETTDWGNLMLIDGAVMLTSRDNFLYHEMMSHPALFTHTDPKQVVIIGGGDCGTLREVLKHPGVERAVQCDIDEQVTRMSEKYFPELCDSNDDPRAQLLFDDGIAYMKHCEPGSLDVVIVDSTDPVGPAEGLFNKSFFESCFRALKDDGILVQQSESPLVLLDLIKAMRAEMGKAGFTSFQTLPFPQPCYPTGWWSCTLARKGQGFDFREADARAKAFTSKYYSADIHRGAASLPPFVAEALEG is encoded by the coding sequence ATGAACGCTGAGACCACGTGGCACTACGAGAACTTCGAGCCCTCCGGCTCGGCGATCGGCTTCCGCATCACCCGCAAGCTGGACGAGGTGCAATCGCCGTTCCAGAAGATCGAGATCTTCGAGACCACCGACTGGGGCAACCTGATGCTGATCGACGGCGCGGTCATGCTGACCAGCCGCGACAACTTCCTCTACCACGAGATGATGTCGCACCCGGCGCTGTTCACCCACACCGATCCGAAGCAGGTCGTCATCATCGGTGGCGGCGACTGCGGCACCCTGCGCGAGGTGCTGAAGCACCCGGGCGTGGAGCGCGCGGTGCAGTGCGACATCGACGAGCAGGTCACCCGGATGTCGGAGAAGTACTTCCCCGAGCTGTGCGATTCCAACGACGATCCCCGCGCGCAGCTGCTGTTCGATGACGGCATCGCCTACATGAAGCACTGCGAGCCCGGCAGCTTGGACGTGGTCATCGTCGATTCCACCGATCCGGTCGGCCCGGCTGAGGGCCTGTTCAACAAGTCCTTCTTCGAGTCGTGCTTCCGCGCGCTGAAGGACGACGGCATCCTGGTCCAGCAATCCGAATCGCCGCTGGTGCTGCTGGACTTGATCAAGGCGATGCGCGCGGAGATGGGCAAGGCCGGCTTCACCTCGTTCCAGACTCTGCCCTTCCCGCAGCCGTGCTACCCCACCGGCTGGTGGAGCTGCACGCTGGCGCGCAAGGGCCAGGGCTTCGACTTCCGCGAGGCCGATGCGCGGGCCAAAGCCTTCACCAGCAAGTACTACAGCGCCGATATCCATCGCGGCGCGGCAAGCTTGCCGCCGTTCGTGGCCGAAGCACTGGAGGGCTGA
- the aceA gene encoding isocitrate lyase: MSTQPTADQIRDDWNTNPRWKGITRPYSAEEVVRLRGTVAVEHSLARLGADKLWQSLQREDFVNALGALTGNQAMQQVKAGLKAIYLSGWQVAADANLGGQMYPDQSLYPADSVPAVVKRINNTLLRADQIQCAEGSGDIDFLQPIVADAEAGFGGVLNAFELMKGMIEAGAAGVHFEDQLASAKKCGHMGGKVLVPTREAIEKLVAARLAADVMGVPTLIVARTDAEAADLLTSDIDPTDAPFVTGERTVEGFYKTRKGIDQAISRGLAYAPYADLVWCETGKPDLEFARRFAEAIHARSPGKLLAYNCSPSFNWKANLDDATIARFQIELAAMGYKFQFITLAGFHALNYGMFHLARGYAQRQMSAFVELQQAEFAAASEGFTAVKHQREVGTGYFDSVTQVIQSGQSSTTALTGSTEEEQFQSEPALA; the protein is encoded by the coding sequence ATGAGCACTCAACCCACCGCCGATCAGATCCGTGACGACTGGAACACCAACCCCCGCTGGAAGGGCATCACCCGTCCCTACTCGGCCGAGGAGGTCGTGCGTCTGCGTGGCACCGTCGCCGTCGAGCACAGCCTGGCCCGCCTGGGCGCCGACAAGCTGTGGCAGTCACTGCAGCGCGAGGATTTCGTCAACGCCCTGGGCGCGCTGACCGGCAACCAAGCCATGCAGCAGGTCAAGGCCGGACTGAAGGCGATCTACCTCTCCGGCTGGCAGGTCGCCGCCGACGCCAACCTGGGCGGGCAGATGTACCCGGACCAGTCGCTGTACCCGGCCGACTCGGTGCCGGCGGTGGTCAAGCGCATCAACAACACACTTCTGCGCGCCGACCAGATCCAGTGCGCCGAAGGCAGCGGTGACATCGACTTTCTGCAGCCGATCGTCGCCGACGCGGAGGCCGGTTTTGGCGGCGTGCTGAACGCGTTCGAGCTGATGAAGGGCATGATCGAGGCCGGCGCGGCCGGGGTGCATTTCGAGGACCAACTGGCCAGTGCGAAGAAGTGCGGCCACATGGGCGGCAAGGTGCTGGTGCCGACCCGGGAGGCGATCGAAAAGCTGGTCGCCGCGCGTCTGGCCGCCGATGTCATGGGCGTGCCGACCCTGATCGTCGCCCGTACCGACGCCGAAGCCGCCGACCTGCTGACGTCCGACATCGACCCGACCGATGCCCCGTTCGTCACCGGCGAACGCACCGTCGAAGGCTTCTACAAGACCCGCAAGGGCATCGACCAGGCGATCAGCCGCGGCCTGGCCTACGCGCCCTACGCCGACCTGGTGTGGTGCGAGACCGGCAAGCCGGACCTGGAGTTTGCGCGCCGGTTCGCCGAGGCGATCCACGCCAGGTCCCCGGGCAAGCTGCTGGCCTACAACTGCTCGCCCAGCTTCAACTGGAAGGCCAACCTGGACGACGCGACCATCGCCCGCTTTCAGATCGAACTGGCGGCGATGGGCTACAAGTTCCAGTTCATCACCCTGGCCGGCTTCCACGCACTGAACTACGGCATGTTCCACCTCGCCCGCGGCTACGCGCAGCGCCAGATGAGCGCTTTCGTCGAGCTGCAGCAGGCCGAATTCGCCGCTGCCAGCGAAGGCTTCACCGCGGTCAAGCACCAGCGCGAGGTCGGCACCGGTTATTTCGATTCGGTCACCCAGGTCATCCAGAGCGGACAGTCCTCGACCACCGCCCTGACCGGGTCGACCGAGGAGGAGCAGTTCCAGAGCGAGCCGGCGCTGGCCTGA
- a CDS encoding P-II family nitrogen regulator encodes MKMVMAVIKPFKLDDVREALAEAGAAGITATEVKGFGRQKGHTELYRGAEYVVDFLPKIKLEVAITDDQVDTVVEAIMKTAGTGKIGDGKIFVWDLDRVVRIRTGELDADAL; translated from the coding sequence ATGAAGATGGTCATGGCGGTGATCAAGCCGTTCAAGCTCGATGACGTGCGCGAGGCCCTCGCCGAGGCCGGTGCAGCCGGCATCACGGCCACCGAGGTCAAGGGCTTCGGTCGGCAGAAAGGGCACACCGAGCTGTACCGAGGCGCCGAGTACGTGGTTGATTTCCTGCCCAAGATCAAGCTGGAAGTGGCGATCACCGATGACCAGGTCGACACCGTGGTCGAGGCGATCATGAAGACCGCCGGCACCGGCAAGATCGGCGATGGCAAGATTTTCGTCTGGGACCTTGACCGGGTGGTCCGCATCCGCACCGGCGAGCTGGATGCCGATGCGCTCTGA
- the ubiK gene encoding ubiquinone biosynthesis accessory factor UbiK has protein sequence MIDLNHIDELARRLSGLVPPSLREGREELQQNFKSVLQSGLSRLDLVTREEFDVQRAVLLHTREKLDQLQRTVTELEAQLGSRVNAGAESADPSAPPRH, from the coding sequence ATGATTGATCTCAACCACATCGATGAACTTGCACGACGTCTCAGCGGCCTGGTGCCGCCCAGCCTTCGCGAGGGTCGCGAGGAGCTGCAACAGAACTTCAAGTCCGTCCTGCAGTCGGGTCTGTCGCGGCTGGATCTGGTGACGCGCGAGGAGTTCGATGTGCAGCGCGCGGTCCTGTTGCACACCCGGGAAAAACTCGACCAGTTGCAGCGCACCGTGACCGAGCTGGAAGCGCAGCTGGGCTCACGCGTGAACGCCGGCGCGGAAAGCGCCGACCCATCCGCGCCTCCTCGCCACTGA
- the speA gene encoding arginine decarboxylase has protein sequence MSHWSIDQARKTYSVPHWSEGYFDVDDQGRVTVRPRGANGPEVALPQVVDRARANGAMLPLLVRFPDILGDRLGKLQSAFAQAMADADYAGGYTAVYPIKVNQHQGVAGTLASHHGEGFGLEAGSKPELMAVLALSRPGGLIVCNGYKDREYIRLALIGRKLGMETFIVIEKPSELALVLEESKALGVKPGIGVRMRLASLGAGKWQNSGGDKAKFGLTPRQVLDLWKSLREDGMTDCLGLLHFHMGSQISNVRDIASGIREATRYLVELSKLGANVRYMDVGGGLGIDYEGTRSRSYYSINYGVQQYASSIVQPLADACIEHGLTPPRIVTECGRAMTAHHAVLIANVSEVEPAPEGRVPDEHDDEPAVIRHLRGIHAELDSRPAVELFHEAVHFHSEGLTAYALGQIDLVHRARIDDLFYLIAHGVRERLSPGEKSHQAVLDELNQRLVDKYFVNFSVFESMPDVWAIQQVFPIMPIERLDEAPQRRGVIADLTCDSDGRIDTYVGNETLDTSMAIHSLNPGESYRLGFFLVGAYQEILGDIHNLFGDTDAVAVQIDGDGYQLTQQRRGDTTDVMLDYVGYSLGELRASYRAKVAAADLPADEADRLNAALEAGLTGYTYLSDAPLA, from the coding sequence ATGTCCCACTGGTCGATCGATCAGGCCCGCAAGACCTACTCCGTCCCGCATTGGAGCGAGGGGTACTTCGACGTCGACGACCAGGGCCGCGTGACGGTGCGGCCGCGAGGGGCGAATGGACCCGAGGTGGCGTTGCCGCAGGTGGTCGACCGGGCGCGCGCCAACGGCGCCATGCTGCCGCTGCTGGTGCGCTTCCCCGACATCCTCGGCGACCGCCTCGGCAAGCTGCAGTCGGCGTTTGCCCAGGCCATGGCCGATGCGGATTACGCCGGCGGCTACACCGCGGTCTACCCGATCAAGGTCAACCAGCATCAGGGCGTGGCCGGCACGCTGGCCTCGCACCACGGCGAGGGCTTCGGCCTAGAGGCGGGCAGCAAGCCCGAGCTGATGGCGGTGCTGGCGCTGAGCCGGCCCGGCGGCCTGATCGTCTGCAACGGCTACAAGGATCGTGAATATATCCGCCTGGCGCTGATCGGCCGCAAGCTAGGCATGGAGACCTTCATCGTCATCGAGAAGCCCTCCGAGCTGGCGCTCGTGCTGGAGGAGTCCAAGGCGCTCGGGGTCAAGCCCGGGATCGGCGTGCGCATGCGCCTGGCCAGCCTGGGCGCGGGCAAGTGGCAGAACAGCGGCGGCGACAAGGCCAAGTTCGGCCTGACCCCACGCCAGGTGCTGGACCTGTGGAAAAGCCTGCGCGAGGACGGGATGACCGACTGCCTGGGCCTGCTGCATTTCCACATGGGCTCGCAGATCTCCAACGTGCGCGACATCGCCAGCGGCATCCGCGAGGCGACCCGTTACCTCGTCGAGCTGTCCAAGCTGGGCGCCAACGTCCGCTACATGGATGTCGGAGGCGGGCTGGGCATCGACTACGAGGGCACCCGCTCGCGCAGCTATTACTCGATCAACTACGGCGTGCAGCAGTACGCATCCAGCATCGTCCAGCCGTTGGCCGATGCGTGCATCGAACACGGCCTGACGCCGCCGCGGATTGTCACCGAATGCGGCCGCGCGATGACCGCGCATCACGCGGTGTTGATCGCCAACGTCTCCGAGGTCGAGCCCGCGCCGGAAGGCCGCGTGCCCGACGAGCACGACGATGAGCCGGCGGTCATCCGCCACCTGCGCGGGATCCACGCCGAGCTGGATTCGCGCCCGGCCGTGGAGCTGTTCCACGAGGCCGTGCACTTCCACTCCGAAGGCCTGACCGCCTACGCGCTGGGCCAGATCGACCTGGTCCACCGCGCCCGCATCGACGACCTGTTCTACCTGATCGCCCACGGCGTGCGCGAGCGCCTCAGCCCCGGCGAGAAGAGCCACCAGGCGGTGCTGGACGAGCTCAACCAGAGGCTGGTGGACAAGTACTTCGTCAACTTCAGCGTGTTCGAATCCATGCCCGATGTCTGGGCGATCCAGCAGGTGTTTCCGATCATGCCGATCGAGCGTCTGGACGAGGCGCCGCAGAGGCGCGGCGTGATCGCCGACCTGACCTGCGACTCGGACGGGCGCATCGACACCTACGTCGGCAACGAGACGCTGGACACCTCGATGGCGATCCATTCGCTCAATCCCGGCGAGAGCTACCGGCTGGGGTTCTTCCTGGTGGGCGCCTACCAGGAGATCCTCGGCGACATCCACAACCTGTTTGGCGACACCGACGCGGTCGCGGTGCAGATCGACGGCGACGGCTACCAGTTGACCCAGCAGCGCCGCGGCGACACCACCGACGTGATGCTCGACTACGTCGGCTACTCGCTTGGCGAGCTGCGCGCCAGCTACCGGGCCAAGGTTGCCGCCGCGGATCTACCCGCCGACGAGGCCGATCGCCTGAACGCCGCGCTGGAAGCCGGCCTGACCGGATACACCTACCTCAGCGACGCGCCACTGGCGTAG
- a CDS encoding hypervirulence associated TUDOR domain-containing protein, translated as MAEFKVGDHVRWNSEAGHVSGRITKVHKRDFDYKGHTHRASAEEPQYEIKSDKTDHIAAHKGSALEKIAK; from the coding sequence ATGGCGGAATTCAAGGTGGGCGACCACGTGCGCTGGAACTCGGAAGCCGGCCACGTCAGCGGCAGGATCACCAAGGTTCACAAGCGTGATTTCGACTACAAGGGCCACACCCATCGCGCCAGCGCGGAGGAGCCGCAGTACGAGATAAAGAGCGACAAGACCGATCACATCGCCGCGCATAAGGGCAGCGCACTGGAAAAGATCGCCAAATAG
- the aceB gene encoding malate synthase A has translation MSAVMRRESEPATQGFSVRAVAEDQDQLLSASASEFLSGLHRRFDARRLDCLAARIARQAEIDNGGLPDFREDTRNIRQSDWKVAPLPAALRDRRVEITGPVDAKMVINALNSGANCFMADFEDSTSPIWKNMIAGQHAMRGAVDGTLEFHAPARAEGTPGKHYALKPAAGQAVLLVRPRGWHLDEKHVQVDGRPMSASLFDLGLFAFHNAAALAARDRGPYFYLPKLESMEEAALWNDVLDHIERTLGLAEGQIRVTVLIETLPAVFQMDEILHALRSRIAGLNCGRWDYIFSYIKTFRAHPDRVLPERGQVGMDQPFLRAYSELLIHTCHRRGAHAMGGMAAQIPISNDPAANERAMAKVRADKLREVTAGHDGTWVAHPALIPLARRIFDERMPGAHQHHVLREDVQAFTQRQLRDQLLTQPLGTITRAGFDGNVEVCVRYLAAWLDGNGCVPIHWLMEDAATAEIARTQLWQWLHCQAQAIAAGNPQAEPPQLEDGTPIDFTLLERAFIGLPVRLGDRRELIGGSRIEEAIGMLDRLCHADTLEDFLTVPAYRRLE, from the coding sequence ATGTCGGCAGTCATGAGACGCGAGAGCGAACCGGCCACGCAAGGGTTCAGCGTCCGCGCCGTCGCGGAGGACCAGGATCAATTGCTGAGCGCGTCGGCCAGCGAGTTCCTGTCCGGGCTGCATCGGCGATTCGATGCCCGCCGCCTGGACTGCCTGGCCGCCCGCATTGCCCGCCAAGCCGAAATCGACAACGGCGGGCTTCCGGATTTCCGCGAGGACACGCGCAACATCCGCCAGAGCGACTGGAAGGTCGCGCCGCTGCCAGCCGCCCTGCGTGACCGCCGGGTCGAGATCACCGGTCCGGTCGACGCGAAGATGGTCATCAACGCGCTGAACTCCGGGGCCAACTGTTTCATGGCCGATTTCGAGGACAGCACCTCGCCGATCTGGAAGAACATGATCGCCGGCCAGCACGCCATGCGCGGCGCGGTGGATGGGACGCTGGAGTTCCACGCCCCGGCCCGCGCCGAAGGCACTCCCGGCAAGCACTACGCGTTGAAACCGGCCGCCGGGCAGGCCGTGCTGCTGGTGCGTCCGCGCGGCTGGCATCTGGACGAGAAGCACGTGCAGGTGGACGGCCGGCCCATGTCGGCGAGCCTGTTCGATCTGGGACTGTTCGCCTTCCACAACGCCGCCGCGCTGGCGGCGCGCGATCGCGGCCCGTACTTCTACCTGCCCAAGCTGGAGTCGATGGAAGAGGCCGCGCTGTGGAACGACGTGCTCGACCACATCGAGCGCACGTTGGGCCTGGCCGAAGGCCAGATCAGGGTCACCGTGTTGATCGAGACGTTGCCGGCGGTGTTCCAGATGGACGAGATCCTGCACGCCCTGCGGAGCCGGATCGCCGGCCTCAACTGCGGGCGCTGGGACTACATCTTCAGCTACATCAAGACCTTCCGAGCGCATCCGGACCGGGTGCTACCCGAGCGCGGCCAGGTTGGCATGGACCAGCCCTTCCTGCGCGCGTATTCCGAGCTGCTGATCCACACCTGCCACCGCCGCGGCGCCCACGCCATGGGCGGCATGGCCGCGCAGATCCCGATCAGCAACGATCCGGCCGCCAACGAGCGGGCGATGGCGAAGGTGCGCGCCGACAAGCTGCGGGAGGTCACCGCCGGCCACGACGGCACCTGGGTCGCGCATCCGGCGCTGATCCCGCTCGCCCGCCGCATCTTCGACGAGCGCATGCCCGGCGCGCACCAGCATCACGTGCTGCGAGAAGACGTGCAGGCCTTCACCCAGCGCCAGTTGCGCGACCAGTTGCTGACCCAGCCACTGGGCACGATCACCCGCGCCGGCTTCGACGGCAACGTCGAGGTCTGCGTGCGCTACCTGGCCGCTTGGCTGGATGGCAACGGCTGCGTGCCCATCCACTGGCTGATGGAGGACGCGGCCACCGCCGAGATCGCCCGCACGCAGCTGTGGCAGTGGCTCCATTGCCAAGCCCAGGCGATCGCTGCGGGCAATCCGCAGGCCGAGCCGCCGCAACTGGAGGACGGCACCCCGATCGACTTCACCCTACTGGAGCGCGCCTTCATTGGTCTGCCGGTGCGCCTGGGCGACCGCCGCGAGCTCATCGGCGGCAGCCGGATCGAGGAAGCCATCGGCATGCTCGACCGCCTTTGCCACGCCGACACCCTCGAGGATTTCCTCACCGTTCCCGCCTACCGCCGCCTCGAGTGA
- a CDS encoding YifB family Mg chelatase-like AAA ATPase, which translates to MNLALVHSRARSGIRAAPVRVEVHLGGGLPSMSIVGLPETAVRESRERVRAAIQCAQFEFPARRITVNLAPADLPKGGGRFDLPIALGILAASGQIPPEALGEYEFLGELGLTGELRAVDAVLPAALAAAQAGRKLVVPPANGAEAALVSEGETRTARTLLEVCAMLSGHKSLPRADAPAPSRRVGPDLADVRGQAHARRALEVAAAGGHHLLLVGPPGCGKTLLASRLPGLLPVASDAEALDSAAVASLGGRGVDASLWRERPFRSPHHTASAVALVGGGAEPRPGEISMAHNGVLFLDELPEWSRRTLEVLREPLESGTVTIARAARSVEFPARFQLVAAMNPCPCGWAGDPSGRCRCSPDMVLNYRARISGPLMDRIDLHVEVPRLPPSELRPDAAPSENSDTVRERVVAARELQLARSGKANAHLSQAETGSTCRLAETDFALLERAIDTLHLSARSMHRILRVARTIADLAGSPQIQTTHLSEAIGYRRVDRGMPLATA; encoded by the coding sequence ATGAACCTGGCACTCGTGCACAGCCGTGCGCGATCGGGCATCCGTGCCGCTCCGGTCCGCGTGGAGGTGCATCTGGGCGGCGGGCTGCCGTCGATGTCGATCGTCGGCTTGCCGGAAACCGCGGTGCGCGAATCGCGTGAGCGCGTGCGCGCCGCGATCCAGTGCGCCCAGTTCGAATTCCCGGCCCGGCGGATCACCGTCAACCTCGCCCCCGCCGACCTGCCCAAGGGCGGCGGTCGCTTCGACCTGCCGATCGCTCTGGGGATCCTCGCCGCCAGTGGGCAGATCCCGCCGGAGGCCCTGGGTGAGTACGAGTTCCTCGGCGAGCTGGGCCTGACCGGCGAGTTGCGCGCGGTGGACGCGGTGCTGCCGGCCGCGCTGGCCGCGGCCCAGGCCGGACGCAAACTGGTCGTACCGCCCGCCAACGGCGCCGAAGCCGCACTGGTCAGTGAGGGTGAGACACGGACCGCGCGCACGCTGCTGGAAGTGTGCGCGATGCTGTCCGGGCACAAATCGCTGCCACGCGCCGACGCTCCAGCCCCGAGTCGGCGCGTCGGACCGGACCTGGCCGACGTGCGCGGCCAGGCGCATGCGCGCCGCGCACTGGAGGTCGCCGCGGCGGGTGGCCACCATCTGCTCCTCGTGGGGCCGCCAGGCTGCGGCAAGACCCTGCTCGCGTCCCGTTTGCCCGGTCTGCTGCCGGTGGCCAGCGACGCCGAAGCGCTGGATTCGGCGGCCGTCGCTTCGCTGGGCGGACGTGGCGTGGACGCGTCGCTGTGGCGGGAACGCCCGTTCCGCTCCCCGCACCACACGGCCAGTGCGGTCGCGCTGGTCGGCGGTGGCGCCGAGCCGCGACCGGGCGAAATTTCCATGGCGCACAACGGCGTACTGTTCCTGGACGAGCTGCCCGAGTGGAGCCGGCGCACGCTGGAGGTGCTGCGCGAGCCACTGGAGTCGGGCACCGTCACCATCGCGCGCGCCGCCCGCAGCGTCGAGTTCCCGGCGCGCTTCCAGCTGGTCGCAGCCATGAACCCCTGTCCCTGCGGCTGGGCCGGCGACCCCAGCGGGCGCTGCCGCTGCAGCCCGGACATGGTCTTGAACTACCGCGCGCGCATCTCCGGCCCGCTGATGGACCGGATCGACCTGCACGTCGAGGTACCCAGGCTGCCGCCATCGGAACTGCGACCGGATGCCGCGCCTTCCGAGAACAGCGATACCGTCCGCGAGCGAGTGGTTGCCGCCCGCGAGCTGCAGCTGGCCCGTTCCGGCAAGGCCAACGCCCACCTCAGTCAAGCAGAGACCGGGTCGACTTGCCGTCTGGCCGAGACCGATTTTGCCCTACTGGAACGCGCGATCGACACCCTCCACCTGTCGGCGCGCTCGATGCACCGGATCCTGCGGGTGGCGCGGACGATCGCCGACCTGGCCGGCAGTCCACAGATCCAGACCACGCACCTGAGCGAGGCGATCGGCTACCGGCGAGTGGATCGCGGGATGCCCTTGGCAACCGCCTGA